The following coding sequences lie in one Aspergillus luchuensis IFO 4308 DNA, chromosome 8, nearly complete sequence genomic window:
- a CDS encoding putative NRPS-like protein biosynthetic cluster (COG:I;~EggNog:ENOG410Q1IU;~InterPro:IPR042099,IPR000873,IPR020845;~PFAM:PF00501;~SMCOG1002:AMP-dependent synthetase and ligase;~antiSMASH:Cluster_8.12) has translation MMNFPTVHKDVLSFAFDHSVDYDESQPLYIDARNPSRSLNANQLRRLVRALIAGLRRYIKQGECVLVHLGNSYVHSALFFGIIGAGGVYMGASPDSPPHELANVLELGRPRLIITTNQTLHAVLSVATSKGLGPEQTCLFEELTIASFLESNISYRRQNAETITLYDLLACGEEDWIKFDDEALAKTTPAAMYCTSGTSGLPKAAIISHQAVVSQHLNKHYEVPYAVRRLVVVPVYHRFGALWHAFPIRQGEPAYFLQKFELNHFLDAVHSNRITDVFIVPAIVHLSLQSSRPVAELLSSLRMVGVSGAPIDTESLQIFQDLLHKKATAAQSWGMTETGPIFVCRYGERVDKGSIGKLVGINEARLIDDEGMIITSDNCPGELYVRGTGLFSNYKGRDDGVDADGWFRTGDVAYRQNEYYYLFGRVKEIIKVQGNQVAPAEIEAILSKHPGISDAAVLGV, from the exons ATGATGAACTTTCCAACTGTGCACAAGGACGTGTTGTCCTTTGCTTTTGATCACTCGGTTGACTATGACGAGAGCCAGCCACTCTATATTGATGCAAGAAATCCATCGCGCAGTCTAAATGCCAATCAGTTACGTCGATTAGTGCGGGCTCTGATCGCAGGCCTCAGGCGGTATATTAAGCAAGGAGAGTGTGTGCTGGTTCATCTGGGCAATAGC TATGTTCACTCagctctcttcttcggcataATAGGAGCCGGAGGGGTTTACATGGGTGCCAGCCCCGACAGCCCACCTCATGAATTAGCCAATGTTCTTGAGCTGGGGAGGCCAAGGTTAATCATTACGACAAACCAGACGCTTCATGCTGTCTTGAGTGTTGCAACCAGCAAAGGCCTCGGTCCGGAGCAAACCTGCCTGTTTGAAGAATTGACTATCGCTAGCTTTCTAGAGTCAAACATCAGTTATCGTCGCCAAAATGCTGAAACCATCACATTATACGACCTTCTCGCCTGCGGTGAAGAGGATTGGATCAAGTTCGATGACGAAGCCCTGGCCAAAACCACTCCAGCCGCTATGTATTGCACCAGCGGCACCAGTGGGCTTCCCAAAGCCGCCATTATCTCGCACCAGGCTGTTGTCTCCCAGCATCTTAACAAGCACTATGAGGTTCCATACGCTGTCAGAAGACTGGTCGTTGTTCCAGTATACCATCGCTTCGGGGCACTCTGGCACGCATTTCCCATCCGTCAAGGAGAGCCCGCATACTTCCTGCAAAAGTTCGAACTGAATCACTTCCTCGACGCTGTTCACAGCAACAGAATAACAGACGTATTTATTGTGCCAGCAATAGTTCACCTCTCACTTCAGTCCTCTCGGCCTGTGGCGGAGCTCCTTTCATCTCTGCGTATGGTAGGCGTCTCAGGCGCGCCCATTGACACGGAGTCATTGCAAATTTTCCAAGATCTGCTACACAAGAAAGCTACTGCAGCGCAAAGCTGGGGTATGACAGAGACAGGCCCGATATTTGTATGCAGGTATGGAGAGCGCGTCGATAAAGGAAGTATCGGAAAGCTTGTCGGGATAAACGAGGCAAGACTCATCGACGATGAAGGCATGATAATAACCAGCGACAACTGCCCCGGTGAGCTATACGTACGAGGCACAGGACTATTTTCGAACTATAAGGGACGAGATGACGGAGTCGACGCAGATGGATGGTTTCGAACAGGGGACGTGGCCTACAGACAAAAcgaatactactacctgtTTGGCAGAGTCAAGGAAATTATCAAAGTACAAGG GAACCAAGTAGCTCCTGCCGAAATAGAAGCCATCCTCTCCAAGCACCCAGGAATATCCGATGCCGCCGTCCTCGGAGTCTAA
- a CDS encoding type I iterative PKS (COG:I;~EggNog:ENOG410PIJA;~InterPro:IPR016036,IPR016035,IPR016039,IPR018201, IPR042104,IPR014030,IPR014031,IPR013968,IPR001227, IPR032821,IPR006162,IPR014043,IPR020806,IPR020807, IPR020841,IPR009081,IPR029063,IPR036736,IPR036291, IPR013217;~PFAM:PF16197,PF00109,PF00550,PF13649,PF02801, PF00698,PF08659,PF14765,PF00106,PF08242,PF08241;~SMCOG1022:Beta-ketoacyl synthase;~antiSMASH:Cluster_8.12;~go_function: GO:0004315 - 3-oxoacyl-[acyl-carrier-protein] synthase activity [Evidence IEA];~go_function: GO:0016740 - transferase activity [Evidence IEA];~go_function: GO:0016746 - transferase activity, transferring acyl groups [Evidence IEA];~go_function: GO:0031177 - phosphopantetheine binding [Evidence IEA];~go_process: GO:0006633 - fatty acid biosynthetic process [Evidence IEA]), translating into MSVPEPIAIIGTGCRFPGSASSPTRLWDLLLHPRNVASKAPKDRFIHDAFYHPDKHHGTGNSPESYFLTEDPRAFDAPFFNVSPVEAESMDPQQRLLLEVVYESLETAGLTLEALRGSDTGVFCGLMSTDYANLISRDWDEVPMYTPSGTAASMLSNRISYFFDWHGPSITIDTACSSSLVALHQGVSALRNQDCHIALVAASNLIFSPREYIAASQMHLLSPSGRCRMWDESADGYARGEGIASVVLKRLSDAIADGDPIECIVRATGINADGRSMGITMPSSIAQLQLIRSTYASVGLNPADHPEDRCQFFEAHGTGTQAGDPQEATAIYNAFYEDSALPEESIKEPLFVGSIKTLIGHTEGVAGLAGVIKASLCVQKGIIPPNMLLKRINPVIAPLTSRLRIPTEPLLWPSLAPGIPRRVSVNSFGFGGSNAHAIIESYTPPTKLKLEHCLCPRLLPFTFSACTAKTLIDVLKCYDRFLQEHPDIDLVTLAESLLNRRSAFSHRVFITAASVEGLRIEIQIELEKRMSAELPSIMSRPSHVPKRVLGIFTGQGAQYPQMCWDLISASPQAMIWMTELQDSLNSLPLEYRPDFSLVQELSAPESSSRIHEAVVSQPLRTAVQIIQVNFLRALGVHFSTVVGHSSGEIAAAYAADAISAADAIRVAYLRGFVAEQAVANGQPGAMLVSGIPWEDAQALCSEGGFSETVRVAASNSPVSVTFSGDTQAIQELAWMLESLDLAVHRLNVDIAYHSHHMIPCAAPYLRALEACEIRANPTTTTWFSSVHKETRLDTEDITPQYWCQNMLRPVLFSQAVAAAFADNPKFDLLIEVGPRPTLRGPVLQTITEMADVEPETTYLGLAERDANSTDVFARAIGSLWTHLGTNIDIQRYLSLFNNSYGSRFVKCLPTYPFDKTRAYWTLSRHTKARLYHSDLPHPLLGTLSPETGEDEWRWRNYLSRTELGWLNDHRVQSQTVFPAAGYISMALEAAAKAARGQPLRLVEFDDVRIHCAVPIPDDPQGVEIISKLGIMKSESDVIIAAFQCYASIAGKLKTCASGELTVSFGEQDAMSLPPRSSIPDVSHSMDMTEFYASLKSLGLGYNGPFLGLKALTRQASGSTGIVSGTELGSSLLLHPAIIDSSLQALLAARNIDEVHTLHVPVSIEHIAINPQLCKPTSVEAMTELAVEAFLDSDSPDGMRGDINVFDPDGHGVYQIEGFHVAPISTPEDRGIFSKIVWGPLLPQAVSKSVYQDCQNSEEIQWAERCALLYIRDARRQLSAEECKSLDQHRSRVLEWMDQVLCTTHDGSHPICRPDWLDGTLEDALDKATNTARIGSDPWDQLRIAGDNILDFLRGTSRVIDLPCQNGQLDGVYKDLFENERSRSQLAVLVSQIAFRYPHMKILELNGERGLATESILREIKRSYQSYTFTNNSPTSFAEVQERLAQHKDQISYQVLNILSDPVQQDFREHSYDLIVAADMIWCAESLVQTLENIRRLLKPGGYLVVRTGTNTNINRLGLIVSSLKRWWSDENGNPQSPVVSLQKWDLLLKTSGFGGLEAVSSADRFGYESTFVTQAIDDRIQLLREPWDFKVTLSDSLLLIGGATGATSDMILALEALLRPCFRQLVLVQRLDVLELDDIYGWCVLNLTDLDSPCYENITAQCLASLKMVMNSASRLLWVTSGPESKQPYLSMSKATVHCLTYENPQSIFQYLNIPNSQEVTAPTLANIFMQLVHTYEDNNDGLDVCLHSTEFELRLVNGVLNIPRIQFDDTKNQRYFASHRTVNGLVDLQDSTVQIVAPSTIRSEFILRESLQSRQEGGDRNAATHRRLVVRFSTITAYKVEGAGFLHLVIGRDENDNTRWLALSEQHASAIVAPLRWCWRLPDSVPEGLEATVLMRTAAALLATYVVDKAPPDTMVMIYKAETLCTVVCDAVSAFALARNVRVLFVTNVQAAVPTTGVLYIHERSSSHTLSRLLPKDISVIVRCTQSASSAYDRIVSLLPEDVVKVDISDLARTSSKLLRPASPITVGQTFFAACGFALQTATLQEKIQLVPVQNLQGVSQGMNQLEIVDWTQPGQVHIQIQTASSMVSLSPQKTYLLVGMTGDLGRSVCQWMVSKGARTVVLGSRSPNIDAQWILEMERLGAQVFPMAIDVTNRESVCRAYASIRESLPPIGGVANGAMVLKDCLFAQTTLEDIQSVMAPKVQGSIVLSEVFGDLDLEFFILFGSAAGPLGNVGQTAYSAATEFMSALINQRHEKGLIGSIIHPGLIKGVGYFARADSTVQNLIERNTGASNFTERDLHELFAEGILAGHPNFSSNPEVIAGYQVINAADNPNTLWLRNPKAWNLITHAANPTRSASGTNDNVSAGMQIKLAKSTAEAREIITEGFIKEVRSRLQLSAEESLTGASALTEMGVDSLVAIELRHWFVKELSVDIPVLQIIGGSSIQELAGVAASKLSKESMPDAQTEVVPASGTDA; encoded by the exons ATGTCGGTCCCTGAACCCATCGCAATTATCGGGACAGGTTGCAGATTCCCAGGCTCAGCATCCTCCCCGACTAGGCTCTGGGACCTTCTGCTCCATCCACGCAATGTAGCTTCTAAGGCACCCAAGGACCGGTTCATTCATGATGCCTTTTACCATCCTGATAAACATCATGGCACAGGAAATTCCCCTGAATCCTATTTTCTTACTGAGGACCCCCGCGCATTCGACGCGCCCTTTTTCAATGTCTCCCCTGTTGAAGCAGAGTCGATGGACCCTCAGCAACGTTTACTATTGGAGGTCGTCTACGAGTCATTGGAGACAGCAGGCTTAACGCTAGAAGCCCTTCGAGGTTCTGACACAGGAGTCTTTTGTGGCCTTATGAGTACGGACTATGCCAATCTGATCAGCCGTGACTGGGATGAGGTTCCCATGTATACCCCATCCGGAACGGCAGCCTCGATGCTTTCCAATCGCATTTCCTACTTTTTTGACTGGCATGGGCCATCAATAACGATAGACACCGCATGCTCTTCAAGCTTGGTAGCCCTCCACCAAGGAGTAAGTGCTCTGCGAAACCAGGACTGTCACATAGCCCTGGTGGCGGCTAGCAACCTAATCTTTAGCCCCCGTGAGTATATTGCAGCATCCCAGATGCACTTACTCTCCCCCTCCGGACGGTGTCGGATGTGGGATGAAAGCGCGGATGGTTATGCACGGGGTGAGGGTATTGCTTCCGTGGTCTTGAAACGCCTCAGCGACGCTATTGCGGACGGGGATCCCATCGAATGCATCGTCCGCGCCACAGGAATCAACGCCGATGGACGCAGTATGGGAATTACAATGCCATCTAGCATTGCCCAATTACAGCTTATACGCTCAACGTATGCCAGCGTCGGGCTAAATCCCGCAGACCATCCCGAAGACCGGTGCCAATTTTTTGAAGCCCATGGCACAGGCACGCAGGCTGGAGATCCTCAAGAGGCCACTGCCATATATAATGCATTCTATGAGGACTCAGCATTACCTGAAGAGTCGATCAAAGAACCCTTGTTCGTGGGCTCAATAAAGACCCTCATTGGCCATACAGAAGGTGTAGCAGGGCTAGCAGGAGTTATAAAGGCCTCTCTATGCGTCCAGAAGGGCATTATACCTCCGAACATGCTATTGAAGCGTATAAATCCAGTTATTGCACCTCTGACTTCTCGACTTCGCATACCAACTGAGCCATTGTTGTGGCCCAGCCTTGCCCCAGGTATTCCTCGCCGGGTTTCGGTTAACTCATTTGGCTTCGGTGGAAGTAATGCACATGCGATCATTGAAAGCTATACTCCTCCAACGAAGCTGAAGCTAGAGCATTGCTTGTGCCCACGACTACTTCCATTTACTTTCTCTGCATGCACAGCGAAAACCCTGATAGATGTTCTAAAATGCTATGACCGATTTCTTCAAGAGCACCCCGACATAGACTTGGTAACCCTAGCCGAGTCTCTCCTGAACCGACGATCAGCATTCAGTCACCGTGTTTTCATTACAGCAGCCTCAGTTGAAGGCCTTCGGATTGAGATTCAAATAGAGCTTGAAAAGCGAATGTCAGCAGAACTTCCAAGCATTATGTCCCGGCCCAGCCATGTACCAAAACGAGTACTGGGTATCTTTACTGGACAAGGCGCGCAGTATCCGCAAATGTGTTGGGACTTGATTTCAGCTAGTCCACAAGCCATGATCTGGATGACAGAACTGCAAGATTCGTTGAACAGTCTTCCATTGGAGTACCGTCCGGACTTTTCATTGGTTCAGGAGCTCTCAGCTCCCGAGTCATCTTCAAGAATCCACGAAGCAGTTGTGTCACAGCCTCTGCGCACAGCTGTACAAATAATACAAGTAAACTTTTTACGGGCTCTGGGTGTTCATTTTTCCACTGTCGTGGGGCACTCGTCGGGTGAGATTGCAGCGGCTTATGCTGCAGACGCTATTAGCGCAGCAGATGCTATCAGAGTTGCATACCTGCGAGGTTTCGTAGCTGAACAGGCCGTCGCAAATGGCCAGCCTGGAGCTATGCTGGTCAGTGGTATTCCCTGGGAAGACGCGCAGGCACTTTGTTCCGAAGGTGGCTTCAGTGAGACAGTCAGAGTGGCTGCAAGTAACTCTCCGGTAAGTGTCACGTTTTCTGGGGATACACAAGCGATACAGGAACTTGCATGGATGTTAGAAAGCCTAGATCTCGCGGTGCATCGCCTGAATGTGGACATCGCCTATCATTCGCACCATATGATACCATGCGCTGCACCGTATCTGCGCGCTCTCGAGGCCTGTGAAATTCGGGCAAATCCTACGACAACGACATGGTTCTCTAGCGTACACAAGGAAACGAGGCTAGACACTGAAGACATCACTCCTCAATACTGGTGCCAGAACATGCTTCGCCCCGTGCTTTTCTCTCAGGCAGTAGCGGCCGCTTTTGCAGACAATCCCAAATTTGATTTATTGATTGAGGTTGGACCACGTCCCACACTCAGAGGACCAGTCCTGCAAACAATAACTGAGATGGCAGATGTAGAGCCAGAGACAACCTACCTTGGTTTGGCTGAGCGTGATGCCAACAGTACGGATGTATTTGCTCGGGCTATTGGCTCACTCTGGACACATCTGGGAACAAATATAGACATCCAACGTTATCTGTCACTGTTCAATAATTCATATGGAAGCCGTTTCGTGAAATGCTTACCCACATATCCCTTCGACAAAACACGAGCTTATTGGACGCTGTCTCGCCATACTAAAGCGCGCCTATACCACTCTGATCTCCCACACCCTCTTTTGGGGACTCTCAGCCCTGAAACAGGCGAAGACGAATGGCGCTGGCGCAACTACTTAAGCCGGACAGAACTCGGATGGCTTAATGACCATCGGGTTCAATCTCAGACTGTGTTCCCTGCGGCCGGATACATATCAATGGCATTGGAAGCAGCTGCAAAAGCCGCACGTGGCCAACCTCTGCGGTTGGTGGAATTCGATGATGTGCGCATCCACTGTGCTGTTCCTATTCCTGACGATCCGCAGGGTGTGGAGATAATCTCGAAATTAGGCATTATGAAATCAGAAAGCGATGTCATCATTGCAGCCTTCCAATGCTACGCTAGTATTGCTGGGAAACTAAAGACATGCGCCTCCGGAGAACTGACTGTGTCATTTGGGGAACAAGATGCTATGTCTTTGCCCCCTAGATCATCTATACCAGATGTTTCTCACTCAATGGACATGACTGAATTCTACGCATCTCTGAAAAGTCTTGGTCTCGGTTACAACGGTCCCTTCCTAGGGCTGAAGGCTCTTACGAGACAAGCGAGTGGGTCGACGGGCATAGTTTCAGGGACCGAGCTGGGCTCGTCTTTGCTGCTACATCCAGCCATCATTGACTCCAGCTTGCAGGCCTTGTTAGCGGCGAGGAACATCGATGAAGTCCACACACTACATGTTCCTGTGTCCATTGAGCACATCGCAATTAACCCGCAGTTGTGCAAGCCCACCTCAGTGGAGGCCATGACTGAGCTTGCTGTCGAAGCCTTCCTCGATAGTGACAGCCCAGATGGCATGAGAGGCGATATCAACGTATTTGACCCTGACGGCCACGGGGTCTACCAAATCGAGGGCTTCCATGTGGCTCCGATATCAACTCCCGAGGATCGTGGCATCTTTTCCAAGATTGTCTGGGGCCCGTTGCTGCCACAAGCTGTTTCAAAAAGCGTATATCAGGATTGTCAAAACTCAGAAGAGATTCAGTGGGCGGAACGCTGCGCTCTTTTGTATATTAGAGATGCACGGAGGCAGCTTTCCGCAGAGGAATGCAAAAGCCTTGACCAACATCGGTCTAGAGTcttggagtggatggatcaGGTTCTCTGTACAACACACGACGGCTCCCATCCGATATGTCGTCCAGATTGGCTAGACGGCACCCTGGAAGATGCTCTCGACAAAGCTACGAATACGGCACGCATAGGTAGCGATCCCTGGGATCAGCTTCGGATAGCAGGTGATAATATTTTGGACTTCCTTAGAGGGACAAGCAGAGTGATCGATCTTCCTTGTCAGAATGGCCAGTTGGATGGGGTTTATAAGGATCTGTTTGAAAACGAGCGCAGCCGTTCGCAGCTTGCAGTGCTCGTTAGCCAGATCGCTTTCCGCTACCCTCATATGAAAATACTTGAGCTTAATGGAGAAAGGGGTCTGGCCACGGAATCGATTCTGAGGGAAATAAAACGTTCATATCAATCTTATACCTTCACAAATAATTCTCCAACATCCTTTGCGGAGGTACAAGAAAGACTTGCTCAACACAAAGATCAGATTTCTTACCAGGTGCTTAATATTTTGTCAGATCCCGTCCAGCAAGACTTCAGGGAGCACTCATATGACCTTATTGTCGCAGCTGATATGATTTGGTGTGCTGAAAGCCTGGTGCAGACCTTGGAAAACATTCGACGCCTGCTCAAGCCCGGTGGTTATTTGGTCGTTCGTACCGGCACCAACACGAATATCAATCGCCTCGGGCTGATAGTCAGCTCTCTTAAAAGATGGTGGTCCGACGAGAACGGCAACCCTCAGAGCCCGGTGGTTAGCCTTCAAAAATGGGATCTGCTGCTCAAGACGAGTGGTTTTGGAGGACTCGAAGCGGTGTCGTCGGCTGATCGCTTTGGATATGAATCGACCTTTGTCACGCAGGCAATCGATGATCGTATCCAACTGCTCCGCGAACCCTGGGATTTCAAAGTTACACTATCAGATAGTCTACTCCTCATCGGTGGAGCGACGGGAGCAACATCGGATATGATATTGGCGTTAGAAGCCTTACTCAGACCGTGCTTCCGTCAATTAGTTCTTGTACAAAGGCTCGATGTACTAGAATTAGATGACATATATGGCTGGTGTGTATTGAATCTGACCGATTTAGACTCGCCTTGCTACGAGAATATCACAGCCCAGTGTCTCGCCAGCCTCAAGATGGTTATGAACAGCGCCAGCAGACTTCTTTGGGTGACGAGTGGCCCAGAAAGCAAGCAGCCCTACTTGAGCATGAGTAAGGCTACTGTTCACTGCCTCACCTATGAGAATCCCCAGTCCATCTTTCAGTACCTCAATATACCTAACAGTCAAGAGGTCACCGCACCTACTCTTGCCAATATTTTCATGCAGTTGGTCCACACATATGAGGACAATAATGATGGCCTGGATGTCTGCCTGCATAGTACAGAATTCGAGCTACGGCTTGTAAATGGGGTGCTGAATATTCCGCGAATCCAGTTTGACGACACCAAGAATCAACGGTATTTTGCAAGCCATCGCACAGTCAATGGCTTAGTTGACCTGCAAGATTCCACTGTACAGATTGTTGCCCCGTCAACTATACGCAGTGAGTTCATACTGCGCGAAAGCCTGCAATCCAGGCAAGAAGGAGGTGATCGCAATGCTGCAACCCATCGTCGACTTGTTGTACGTTTTTCGACAATAACTGCCTATAAGGTGGAAGGCGCTGGCTTTCTGCATTTAGTCATCGGTCGAGATGAAAATGATAATACACGTTGGCTGGCACTATCAGAGCAACATGCATCAGCTATTGTGGCGCCACTCAGGTGGTGCTGGCGGCTCCCAGACAGCGTTCCTGAGGGCCTAGAAGCTACTGTCTTGATGCGAACAGCTGCTGCCCTGTTGGCCACTTATGTCGTCGACAAAGCGCCCCCCGACACAATGGTCATGATCTATAAGGCCGAAACTTTATGCACGGTTGTGTGTGATGCTGTCTCAGCCTTTGCTCTTGCACGAAATGTTCGGGTATTGTTCGTGACCAATGTCCAAGCCGCAGTGCCAACGACTGGTGTGCTGTATATTCACGAAAGAAGCTCTTCTCATACTTTATCTCGCCTTTTGCCGAAAGACATTTCTGTCATTGTCCGTTGTACTCAAAGTGCGAGCAGCGCTTACGATCGAATCGTATCTCTCCTGCCCGAGGATGTTGTGAAAGTTGATATCTCTGATTTGGCCAGAACGTCGTCAAAATTATTGCGGCCTGCTAGTCCGATCACCGTTGGGCAAACATTCTTCGCAGCCTGTGGGTTTGCGCTACAAACGGCTACCTTGCAGGAAAAAATTCAGCTTGTCCCTGTTCAAAACTTGCAGGGTGTTTCACAGGGAATGAATCAGTTGGAGATCGTAGACTGGACCCAGCCAGGCCAAGTCCATATTCAAATTCAAACAGCAAGCTCCATGGTCTCACTGTCCCCACAAAAGACATACTTGCTTGTCGGGATGACTGGTGACCTTGGAAGATCCGTCTGTCAGTGGATGGTCAGTAAAGGAGCCCGAACTGTGGTCCTTGGCAGTCGTTCCCCAAATATTGATGCGCAGTGGATTTTGGAGATGGAAAGACTGGGCGCACAAGTTTTTCCAATGGCAAT TGACGTCACCAACCGAGAATCTGTGTGTCGTGCCTATGCTTCTATACGTGAATCACTACCTCCGATTGGGGGAGTAGCCAACGGAGCGATGGTGCTCAAGGACTGTCTCTTTGCTCAAACGACGCTAGAGGATATACAGAGCGTCATGGCTCCAAAAGTTCAAGGCAGTATTGTCCTTAGCGAGGTGTTCGGTGACCTGGACCTAGAGTTCTTTATTCTCTTTGGATCAGCTGCTGGACCGCTGGGCAATGTTGGCCAGACAGCCTATTCAGCCGCCACCGAATTCATGTCAGCGCTCATAAATCAGCGGCACGAGAAAGGTCTAATCGGCAGTATTATTCATCCAGGACTGATCAAAGGGGTAGGATACTTCGCAAGAGCAGATAGTACAGTTCAAAACTTGATTGAGCGGAACACTGGAGCTTCTAACTTCACTGAACGAGACTTGCATGAGCTCTTCGCAGAGGGTATACTTGCAGGACATCCAAATTTCAGCAGCAACCCTGAAGTAATTGCTGGCTACCAGGTAATAAACGCTGCAGACAACCCGAACACGTTATGGTTGCGAAATCCGAAGGCGTGGAATCTCATTACCCATGCGGCTAATCCGACCAGATCTGCATCCGGTACTAACGACAATGTTTCGGCGGGGATGCAAATCAAGCTGGCAAAAAGCACTGCTGAAGCCAGGGAGATAATAACCGAGGGGTTTATCAAGGAAGTGCGCTCCAGGCTGCAACTATCCGCCGAAGAATCGCTCACTGGAGCATCCGCATTGACCGAGATGGGGGTAGACTCTCTGGTGGCTATTGAGCTGCGGCATTGGTTCGTTAAGGAGCTGTCTGTTGACATTCCTGTACTACAGATTATTGGGGGTTCTTCGATCCAAGAGCTGGCTGGAGTCGCTGCATCAAAGCTTTCAAAGGAATCCATGCCGGATGCTCAGACGGAAGTCGTTCCAGCGAGCGGTACTGATGCTTGA
- a CDS encoding uncharacterized protein (COG:O;~EggNog:ENOG410PZTW;~TransMembrane:1 (o81-102i);~antiSMASH:Cluster_8.12), giving the protein MSSKGPYALDRIRKHTVPVNGAKPYPASSLSGASHRLPSSSSTKHPSHSSLPQTDTSMASEPKTYVSGGRVLASPPITVRIIRFIESIYLFLGLYIVSLFSLDPYTAAQNSRFNVTQSGKTPNTRARWGSGGGRGGGSWGPGGGGGGGPGGPGRRIGRVDDIRGPECKSCG; this is encoded by the exons ATGTCATCCAAGGGTCCCTATGCACTAGACCGAATAAGGAAACATACTGTCCCCGTCAATGGCGCTAAACCGTATCCAGCAAGCTCGTTATCTGGCGCATCGCATCgcctcccatcatcttccagtACCAAACACCCATCTCACTCTTCACTCCCCCAAACCGACACAAGCATGGCATCCGAACCCAAGACCTACGTGTCTGGGGGACGCGTTCTCGCAAG TCCCCCCATCACAGTCCGCATCATCCGCTTCATCGAGAGCATctacctcttcctcggatTATACATCGTCAGCCTATTCTCG CTGGACCCCTACACCGCAGCCCAAAACTCCCGATTCAACGTTACTCAGTCAGGAAAGACTCCCAATACTCGTGCTCGCTGGGGCAGTGGAGGTGGCCGTGGAGGCGGTTCCTGGGGAccgggcggcggcggtggtggtggaccgGGAGGACCTGGGAGGAGGATCGGTCGGGTGGATGATATTCGTGGCCCGGAGTGTAAGAGCTGTGGTTGA